A window of Fragaria vesca subsp. vesca linkage group LG7, FraVesHawaii_1.0, whole genome shotgun sequence contains these coding sequences:
- the LOC101292339 gene encoding cyclic nucleotide-gated ion channel 1-like, which produces MNLKGTKFVRFDDWRSERSTSSEREFSTDDGRNRRRPRPSLNAVLSSIRRGFDRGSDRFKTLRKPLSPSKQQAKEPGPRKNILDPQGSFLQTWNKIFVISCVIAVSLDPLFLYTSVVDGKNKCLGLDKELQIVACVLRSFTDVFHILHIIFQFRTGFIAPSSRVFGRGELNDDPVAIAKRYLSSYFIIDVLAILPLPQVVVFLIVPIIERPVPMTAKNLLTIVIVCQYVPRLIRIYPLYKEVTKTSGFLTETAWAAAAFNLLLYMLASHVVGAIWYLFSVEREYRCWHDHCGNDVNCKNYLYCGGSDKVANMTIVDMLKDSCPFTNPDDIKNSSVFNFGIFAEALESGVMETTDFPMKFLYCFWWGLRSLSSLGQNLKTSTYVWEILFAVFISIFGLVLFALLIGNMQKFLQSTTVRVEEMRVKRRDAEQWMSHRMLPEKLRERIRRYDQYKWQETRGVEEDELVRNLPKDLRKDIKRHLCLALVKRVPMFEKMDDRLMDALCDHLKPVLFTDDSFIIREGDPVDEMLFVMRGNIATMTTNGGRTGFFNCANLKAGDFCGEELLTWALDPKSTTNLPISTRTVEAITEVEAFALRADDLKFVASQFRRLHSRQVQHAFRFYSMQWRTWASCFIQAAWRRHCKRKLEKSLHEAEEKLHDAFASDAGNTPSLVATVYASRFAANALRALRQKGVRDSRPLPALLPLLPQKPAEPDFTEEQE; this is translated from the exons AGCAGCAAGCAAAGGAGCCAGGCCCTAGGAAGAACATTCTCGACCCTCAGGGATCATTTCTTCAGACATGGAATAAGATATTTGTGATATCTTGTGTCATAGCTGTGTCATTGGATCCATTGTTTCTTTATACATCAGTGGTCGATGGGAAGAATAAATGCCTTGGTTTGGACAAAGAGCTGCAGATTGTTGCTTGTGTTCTTCGTTCATTCACCGATGTTTTTCATATACTTCATATAATCTTTCAGTTTCGAACTGGATTTATTGCACCATCTTCTAGGGTATTCGGAAGGGGTGAGCTAAATGATGACCCTGTGGCCATTGCAAAAAGATACTTGTCTTCATACTTTATCATAGATGTTCTAGCTATTCTTCCTCTACCACAG GTTGTAGTTTTTTTGATAGTCCCTATAATAGAACGTCCAGTTCCAATGACTGCAAAGAACTTATTGACAATTGTGATTGTATGCCAATATGTGCCAAGACTTATACGAATCTATCCGCTATACAAAGAAGTTACAAAAACTTCCGGTTTCCTGACTGAGACAGCATGGGCTGCAGCTGCATTCAATCTTTTGCTCTACATGTTAGCCAGCCAT GTAGTTGGAGCAATATGGTACTTGTTCTCTGTAGAACGAGAGTATAGGTGCTGGCATGATCATTGCGGAAATGATGTAAATTGTAAGAACTACCTGTACTGTGGGGGTTCTGACAAGGTAGCTAACATGACAATTGTTGACATGTTAAAAGATTCTTGCCCTTTTACCAACCCTGATGACATTAAAAATTCATCTGTGTTCAACTTTGGAATATTTGCTGAAGCTCTGGAGTCTGGTGTGATGGAGACAACAGATTTTCCAATGAAATTTTTATACTGTTTCTGGTGGGGTCTGCGTAGCCTTAG TTCTCTTGGTCAAAACCTCAAAACAAGCACTTATGTTTGGGAGATACTCTTTGCGGTCTTCATTTCTATCTTCGGACTGGTCCTATTTGCATTGCTCATCGGCAATATGCAG AAATTTCTGCAGTCAACTACTGTGAGAGTTGAAGAAATGAGAGTGAAAAGGCGAGATGCAGAACAGTGGATGTCGCACCGAATGCTTCCTGAGAAATTGAGGGAAAGGATCAGACGCTATGATCAGTATAAATGGCAAGAAACAAGAGGTGTTGAGGAAGATGAACTAGTTCGTAACCTTCCTAAAGACCTGAGGAAGGACATAAAACGCCATCTTTGCTTGGCTCTTGTTAAGAGA GTGCCGATGTTTGAGAAAATGGATGACCGACTGATGGATGCCCTGTGTGACCATCTCAAGCCAGTCCTTTTCACAGACGACAGCTTCATTATCCGAGAGGGTGACCCAGTTGATGAGATGCTTTTTGTTATGCGTGGAAACATAGCAACTATGACTACTAATGGTGGAAGGACTGGCTTCTTTAACTGTGCTAATCTTAAGGCTGGTGACTTTTGTGGAGAAGAACTTCTTACATGGGCATTGGATCCAAAGTCCACTACCAATCTCCCAATCTCAACTAGAACAGTGGAAGCTATAACTGAGGTTGAAGCATTTGCTCTGAGGGCAGATGATTTGAAGTTTGTCGCCTCCCAGTTTCGGCGCCTGCACAGTAGGCAGGTCCAACATGCTTTCAG GTTCTACTCCATGCAGTGGAGGACATGGGCATCCTGTTTCATACAAGCAGCTTGGCGCCGACACTGCAAGAGAAAGCTTGAGAAGTCATTACATGAAGCAGAAGAGAAACTGCATGATGCTTTTGCAAGTGATGCTGGAAACACACCAAGCCTTGTTGCCACCGTATATGCATCAAGGTTTGCAGCCAATGCACTACGTGCCTTGCGACAGAAGGGTGTGCGTGACTCTAGACCTTTACCGGCATTGCTTCCACTGCTACCTCAGAAGCCCGCAGAGCCTGATTTTACTGAAGAACAGGAGTGA